A region from the Mycolicibacterium phlei genome encodes:
- a CDS encoding proline dehydrogenase family protein — translation MSGFFDRVARPAILAASRRDGLRRTAERLPITREVVHRFVPGESIADAMDAVAQLRYSRRLVSIDHLGEDVTDLETANQNVDVYLALLDALERRDEPDTAVRPLEVSVKLSALGQALGRDGEKIALDNARAICARAQRAGVWLTVDAEDHTTTDSTLSIVRELRTEFDWVGTVLQAYLKRTPGDCADFADARIRLCKGAYDEPASVAYRDRAEVTDAYLRCLRILMAGDGYPMVASHDPQIIAEVPALASEFGRGVDDFEYQMLYGIRDAEQRRLAEAGNHVRVYVPFGSQWYGYFVRRLAERPANLTFFLRALVGR, via the coding sequence ATGAGCGGGTTCTTCGACCGGGTGGCGCGCCCGGCGATCCTGGCGGCGTCGCGGCGCGACGGGCTGCGCCGCACCGCCGAGCGGCTGCCGATCACCCGCGAGGTCGTGCACCGGTTCGTGCCGGGGGAGAGCATCGCCGACGCGATGGACGCCGTTGCGCAGCTTCGCTATTCGCGACGCCTGGTGTCGATCGACCACCTCGGGGAGGACGTCACCGACCTCGAGACCGCCAACCAGAACGTCGATGTGTACCTGGCGCTGCTGGACGCGCTGGAACGCCGCGACGAGCCCGACACCGCCGTGCGGCCGCTGGAGGTCTCGGTGAAGCTGTCGGCGCTGGGACAGGCGCTGGGCCGCGACGGCGAGAAGATCGCCCTGGACAACGCCCGCGCGATCTGCGCGCGGGCGCAGCGCGCCGGGGTGTGGTTGACCGTCGACGCCGAGGATCACACCACGACCGACTCGACGCTGTCGATCGTGCGTGAGCTGCGCACCGAATTCGACTGGGTGGGAACGGTTCTACAGGCCTACCTGAAACGCACGCCCGGTGACTGCGCCGACTTCGCCGACGCGCGGATCCGGCTGTGCAAGGGCGCCTACGACGAACCGGCGTCGGTGGCCTACCGCGACCGCGCCGAGGTCACCGACGCCTACCTGCGCTGCCTGCGGATCCTGATGGCCGGCGACGGCTACCCGATGGTCGCCTCCCACGATCCGCAGATCATCGCGGAGGTTCCGGCGCTGGCATCCGAATTCGGGCGCGGTGTCGACGATTTCGAGTACCAGATGCTGTACGGCATCCGCGACGCCGAACAGCGCAGGCTCGCCGAGGCGGGGAACCACGTGCGGGTGTACGTGCCGTTCGGCTCACAGTGGTACGGCTACTTCGTGCGCCGACTGGCCGAGCGGCCCGCCAACCTGACGTTCTTCCTGCGCGCGCTGGTGGGCCGTTA
- the pruA gene encoding L-glutamate gamma-semialdehyde dehydrogenase, whose protein sequence is MDAITDVPLPANEPVHDYAPGSPERTRLLAALDAAEPMDLPHVIGGRHRMGDGDRVDVVQPHRHSARLGTFTNATHADARAAIEAALAAKPGWEATPFDERAAIFLRAADLLAGPWREKLCAATMLGQSKSAYQAEIDAACELIDFWRFNVAFARRLLAEQPVSVPGVWNRTDYRPLDGFVYAITPFNFTAIAGNLPTAPALMGNTVVWKPSPTQTYAAYLTMQLLEAAGLPPGVINLLTGDGLAVSEVALADPRLAGIHFTGSTATFQHLWREVGANIANYHGYPRLVGETGGKDFVVAHASARPDVLRTALIRGAFDYQGQKCSAASRTFIARSVWQKMGDDFLSATAALRYGDVTDLTNFGGALIDERAFAKNVKAIERAKSAHVTIAVGGEYDDSEGYFVRPTVLLSDDPDDEAFRTEYFGPILAVHVYPDDEYDRILDVIDGGTKYALTGAVIADDRAAVLAAERRLRHAAGNFYVNDKPTGAVVGQQPFGGGRASGTNDKAGSVLNLLRWTSARSIKETFVPPTDHNYPHMAR, encoded by the coding sequence ATGGACGCCATCACCGATGTGCCACTTCCCGCCAACGAACCCGTACACGACTACGCACCGGGCAGCCCCGAGCGCACCCGGCTGCTGGCGGCGCTGGACGCCGCCGAACCGATGGACCTGCCCCACGTCATCGGAGGGCGCCACCGGATGGGCGACGGCGACCGCGTCGACGTGGTGCAGCCGCACCGGCACAGCGCGCGGCTGGGCACGTTCACCAACGCCACCCACGCCGACGCGCGCGCCGCGATCGAGGCCGCGCTGGCCGCCAAACCCGGCTGGGAGGCCACCCCGTTCGACGAGCGCGCCGCGATCTTCCTGCGCGCCGCCGACCTGCTGGCCGGCCCGTGGCGCGAAAAGCTGTGCGCGGCAACCATGCTCGGCCAGTCCAAGTCCGCCTACCAGGCCGAGATCGACGCCGCCTGCGAGCTGATCGACTTCTGGCGCTTCAACGTCGCGTTCGCGCGCCGGCTGCTGGCCGAGCAGCCGGTCAGCGTGCCGGGGGTGTGGAACCGCACCGACTACCGGCCGCTGGACGGGTTCGTCTACGCGATCACCCCGTTCAACTTCACCGCGATCGCGGGCAACCTGCCGACCGCGCCCGCGCTGATGGGCAACACCGTGGTGTGGAAGCCCTCGCCGACGCAGACCTACGCCGCCTACCTGACCATGCAGCTGCTCGAGGCCGCCGGACTGCCGCCCGGCGTGATCAACCTGCTGACCGGCGACGGGCTGGCCGTCTCGGAGGTCGCCCTGGCCGACCCGCGGCTGGCGGGCATCCACTTCACCGGGTCGACCGCGACGTTCCAGCACCTCTGGCGCGAGGTCGGCGCCAACATCGCCAACTACCACGGCTATCCGCGGCTGGTCGGTGAGACGGGCGGCAAGGACTTCGTCGTCGCGCACGCCAGCGCACGCCCCGACGTGCTGCGCACCGCGCTCATCCGCGGCGCCTTCGACTACCAGGGCCAGAAGTGCTCGGCCGCGTCGCGCACCTTCATCGCGCGCTCGGTGTGGCAGAAGATGGGCGACGACTTCCTGTCGGCCACCGCGGCGCTGCGCTACGGCGACGTCACCGACCTGACGAACTTCGGTGGCGCGCTGATCGACGAGCGGGCGTTCGCCAAGAACGTCAAGGCGATCGAACGCGCCAAGAGCGCGCACGTGACGATCGCCGTCGGCGGCGAATACGACGACAGCGAAGGCTATTTCGTGCGACCGACGGTGCTGCTGTCCGACGACCCGGACGACGAGGCGTTCCGCACCGAGTACTTCGGCCCGATCCTGGCGGTGCACGTCTACCCCGACGACGAGTACGACCGGATCCTCGACGTCATCGACGGCGGCACCAAGTACGCGCTGACCGGTGCGGTGATCGCCGACGACCGGGCCGCGGTGCTGGCCGCCGAACGTCGGCTTCGCCACGCCGCGGGCAACTTCTACGTCAACGACAAGCCGACCGGAGCCGTCGTCGGGCAACAGCCGTTCGGCGGCGGCCGCGCCTCCGGCACCAACGACAAGGCCGGTTCGGTGCTGAACCTGCTGCGGTGGACCTCGGCGCGCTCCATCAAGGAGACGTTCGTGCCGCCCACCGACCACAACTACCCCCACATGGCACGATGA
- a CDS encoding helix-turn-helix domain-containing protein — MVTLVEAPRGLDMPVASAALVDADDVRLGLAVGPGSADVFFLLGVADVDAVRWLEQQFAGTGRIPTAIFVKEPTDEAVRRAVALGTAVVAVDPRARWESLYKLVNHAFEHHGEREGADNDTDLFGLAQSIADRTRGLVSIEDERSHVLAYSASSEEADELRRLTILGRAGPPEHLQWIGQWGIFDALRRGPDVVRVAERPELGLRPRLAVGIHLPGERPRFAGTIWLQQGSAPLADDVEEVLRGAAVLAARIMARLSSTPSSHTRRVLEVLGLAGEGADIVAAAAELGVAADGRGALVGFADPSGATPHDVIALSASAFRSDAQIAPWNGRVYVLLPKVGAPSTVMSWARGVVAALDRELGLDLRAVAAAPVAGLAAAAGARVEVDRVFDSAQRHPQAIGHVTSLDEARTTVLLDEIVSQVAAQPRLVDPRVRLLREQDPMLADTLAAYLDGFGDIAAVAQRLHVHPNTVRYRVRRIEKLLGTSLEDPDDRLVLALGLRATAR, encoded by the coding sequence ATGGTCACGCTGGTCGAGGCGCCGCGCGGGCTGGACATGCCGGTCGCCTCGGCGGCGCTGGTCGACGCCGACGACGTGCGGCTCGGCCTGGCGGTCGGCCCCGGCTCGGCCGACGTGTTCTTCCTGCTCGGGGTAGCCGACGTGGACGCGGTGCGCTGGCTCGAGCAGCAGTTCGCGGGCACCGGCCGCATCCCCACCGCGATCTTCGTCAAGGAGCCGACCGACGAGGCGGTGCGCCGGGCGGTCGCGCTGGGCACCGCCGTCGTCGCCGTCGACCCCCGTGCCCGCTGGGAGTCGCTGTACAAGCTCGTCAACCACGCCTTCGAGCACCACGGCGAACGTGAGGGCGCGGACAACGACACCGACCTGTTCGGGCTCGCGCAGTCCATCGCCGACCGCACCCGCGGCCTGGTCAGCATCGAGGACGAGCGCTCGCATGTGCTGGCGTACTCGGCCTCCAGCGAGGAGGCCGACGAGTTGCGCCGGCTGACCATCCTCGGCCGGGCGGGCCCGCCCGAGCATCTCCAGTGGATCGGCCAGTGGGGCATCTTCGACGCACTGCGGCGCGGCCCGGACGTGGTGCGGGTGGCCGAGCGTCCGGAACTGGGCCTGCGACCGCGCCTGGCGGTCGGCATCCACCTGCCGGGCGAGCGGCCGCGGTTCGCGGGAACCATCTGGCTGCAGCAGGGTTCGGCCCCGCTGGCCGACGACGTCGAGGAGGTGTTGCGCGGCGCCGCGGTGCTGGCGGCGCGGATCATGGCGCGGCTGTCGTCGACGCCGTCGTCGCACACCCGCCGGGTGCTGGAGGTGCTGGGCCTGGCCGGCGAGGGCGCCGACATCGTCGCCGCCGCGGCGGAACTGGGCGTCGCGGCCGACGGCCGCGGTGCGCTGGTCGGATTCGCCGACCCGTCCGGCGCCACACCCCACGACGTGATCGCGCTGTCCGCCAGCGCGTTTCGCTCCGACGCGCAGATCGCGCCGTGGAACGGGCGGGTGTACGTGCTGTTGCCGAAGGTCGGGGCGCCGTCGACGGTGATGTCGTGGGCGCGCGGTGTGGTGGCGGCGCTGGACCGCGAGCTCGGGCTGGACCTGCGGGCGGTGGCCGCCGCACCGGTCGCCGGGCTGGCCGCCGCCGCGGGCGCGCGGGTGGAGGTAGACCGGGTATTCGACAGCGCGCAGCGTCATCCGCAGGCCATCGGACATGTCACCTCGCTCGACGAGGCGCGCACCACGGTGCTGCTCGACGAGATCGTCTCGCAGGTGGCGGCGCAGCCGCGGCTGGTCGACCCGCGGGTGCGGCTGCTGCGCGAACAGGATCCGATGCTCGCCGACACGCTGGCGGCCTATCTCGACGGTTTCGGTGACATCGCCGCCGTCGCGCAGCGGCTGCACGTGCACCCCAACACGGTGCGCTACCGGGTGCGCCGGATCGAGAAGCTGCTGGGCACGTCGCTGGAGGATCCCGACGACCGTCTGGTGCTGGCGCTGGGCCTGCGCGCGACGGCCCGCTAG
- the dapC gene encoding succinyldiaminopimelate transaminase has product MTTRQPRSASLPVFPWDTLADVTALARAHPDGIVDLSVGTPVDPVAPIIRDALAAASSSPGYPTTAGTPALRMAAADALARRYGVTGVPESAVLPVIGTKELIAWLPTLLGLGPDDLVVVPELAYPTYEVGARLAGAQLLRADSLTQIGPRTPALVYLNSPSNPTGKVLGADHLRKVVSWARERGVLIASDECYLGLGWDATPVSVLHPSVCDGDHTGLLAVHSLSKTSSLAGYRAGFVAGDPAVVAELLAVRKHAGMMMPTPVQAAMVAALEDDEHEREQRDRYAARREILLPALKSVGFTVDDSEAGLYLWATRGEPCRETLAWLAERGILVAPGEFYGPRGERHVRVALTATDERISAAAERLKG; this is encoded by the coding sequence CTGACCACGCGTCAGCCCCGTAGCGCGTCGCTGCCGGTGTTCCCCTGGGACACCCTGGCCGACGTGACCGCGCTCGCCCGCGCGCACCCCGACGGCATCGTGGACCTGTCGGTGGGCACGCCGGTCGACCCGGTCGCGCCGATCATCCGCGACGCGCTGGCCGCGGCGAGCTCCTCGCCCGGCTACCCGACGACGGCAGGCACCCCCGCGCTGCGGATGGCCGCCGCCGACGCGCTGGCGCGCCGCTACGGCGTCACCGGCGTGCCGGAGTCGGCCGTGCTGCCCGTCATCGGCACCAAGGAGCTCATCGCCTGGCTGCCGACGCTGCTCGGGCTCGGGCCCGACGACCTGGTCGTGGTGCCCGAGCTCGCGTACCCGACCTATGAGGTCGGCGCGCGGCTGGCCGGTGCGCAGCTGCTGCGGGCGGACTCGCTGACCCAGATCGGCCCCCGGACCCCGGCACTGGTCTACCTCAACAGCCCGAGCAACCCGACCGGCAAGGTGCTCGGCGCCGACCACCTGCGCAAGGTGGTGAGCTGGGCGCGTGAGCGCGGGGTGCTGATCGCCTCCGACGAGTGCTACCTCGGGCTGGGCTGGGACGCCACGCCGGTGTCGGTGCTGCACCCGTCGGTGTGCGACGGCGACCACACCGGGCTGCTGGCGGTGCACTCGCTGTCGAAGACGTCGTCGCTGGCCGGGTACCGGGCGGGCTTCGTCGCCGGCGATCCCGCGGTGGTCGCCGAGTTGCTGGCGGTGCGCAAGCACGCGGGCATGATGATGCCGACCCCCGTGCAGGCGGCCATGGTCGCCGCGCTCGAGGACGACGAGCACGAGCGCGAACAGCGCGACCGCTACGCCGCGCGCCGCGAGATCCTGCTGCCCGCCCTGAAGTCCGTCGGGTTCACCGTCGACGACTCCGAGGCCGGGCTGTACCTGTGGGCGACCCGTGGGGAGCCGTGCCGCGAGACGCTGGCCTGGCTGGCCGAACGCGGGATCCTCGTCGCGCCGGGCGAGTTCTACGGCCCGCGCGGCGAGCGGCACGTGCGGGTGGCGCTGACGGCCACCGACGAGCGGATCTCCGCCGCCGCCGAGCGGCTCAAGGGCTAG
- the fdxA gene encoding ferredoxin, with protein sequence MTYVIAEPCVDVKDKACIEECPVDCIYEGARMLYIHPDECVDCGACEPVCPVEAIYYEDDVPDQWSSYAQANADFFAELGSPGGASKVGQTDNDPEAIKNLPPKGDD encoded by the coding sequence GTGACGTACGTCATTGCCGAACCCTGCGTCGACGTCAAAGACAAGGCGTGTATCGAGGAGTGCCCCGTCGACTGCATTTACGAGGGCGCCCGCATGCTCTACATCCACCCGGATGAGTGCGTCGACTGCGGTGCGTGTGAGCCGGTCTGCCCGGTCGAGGCGATCTACTACGAGGACGACGTCCCCGACCAGTGGTCCAGCTACGCGCAGGCCAACGCCGACTTCTTCGCTGAGCTCGGTTCCCCCGGTGGCGCCTCCAAGGTCGGCCAGACCGACAACGACCCCGAGGCCATCAAGAACCTGCCTCCGAAGGGCGACGACTGA
- a CDS encoding PadR family transcriptional regulator, which translates to MALPHAILVALAEQSGSGYELARRFDRSIGYFWAATHQQIYRTLRAMESDGWVQATTVTQHGRPDKKVYTVSEAGRAELARWIAAPLTGRGSTVADNRTRDLAVKVRGASFGDAAAVAAQAAELRAERAALLDTYRAYAKRQFPDPASLSGSALHQYLVLRGGIRAEESAIAWLDEVLTSLQEAR; encoded by the coding sequence GTGGCCCTCCCCCACGCGATCCTGGTGGCGCTGGCCGAGCAGTCGGGCAGCGGCTACGAGCTCGCGCGGCGCTTCGACCGCTCGATCGGCTACTTCTGGGCCGCCACCCACCAGCAGATCTACCGCACCCTGCGCGCGATGGAGAGCGACGGCTGGGTGCAGGCGACGACCGTCACCCAGCACGGCCGGCCGGACAAGAAGGTCTACACCGTCTCCGAGGCCGGCCGCGCCGAGTTGGCCCGGTGGATCGCGGCGCCGCTGACCGGGCGCGGCAGCACCGTCGCCGACAACCGCACCCGCGATCTCGCCGTGAAGGTGCGCGGCGCCTCGTTCGGCGATGCGGCCGCCGTCGCCGCTCAGGCCGCAGAGCTGCGCGCCGAGCGCGCCGCCCTGCTGGACACCTACCGCGCGTACGCCAAACGCCAGTTCCCGGATCCGGCATCGCTGAGCGGCAGCGCCCTGCACCAGTACCTGGTGCTGCGCGGCGGCATCCGCGCCGAGGAGAGCGCGATCGCGTGGCTCGACGAGGTCCTGACGTCGTTGCAGGAGGCCCGGTGA
- a CDS encoding NADPH-dependent 2,4-dienoyl-CoA reductase, which translates to MKYPNLLSPLDLGFTTLRNRVVMGSMHTGLEDRARDIDRLAAYFAERARGGVGLIITGGYAPNRTGWLLPFAAQMISSSDARRHRTVTAAVHEEGGKILLQLLHAGRYAYHPFSVSASAIKAPINPFRPRALRDVEGTIDDFVRAAVLARDAGYDGVEIMGSEGYLINQFLAPRTNKRTDAWGGTSAKRRRFAVEIVRRVRAEVGSDFIVCYRMSMADYVEDGQSWDEIVALATEVEAAGATILNTGIGWHEARVPTIVTSVPNAAFVDISNAVAEHVGIPVVASNRINMPDTAERILAEGRVQLISMARPLLADPDWVRKAEAGVADEINTCIACNQACLDHAFAHKTVSCLLNPRAGHETTLVLGPTRRAKRVAVVGAGPAGLAAAVSAAQRGHRVTLFEAGATIGGQFDLARRIPGKEEFAETLRYYTVMLDRHGVDVRLGTRAGVDDLADFDEVVLATGVRPRLPSIPGIDHPKVLTYPEVITGAPVGSTVAVIGAGGIGFDVSEFLVTDESPTRNLKEWKAEWGVADPQEARGALTTPLPAPPARTVYLLQRSKGPQGRRLGKTTGWVHRASLRAKGVEQLSGVNYERIDDDGLHITFGPKRTGARVLPVDNVVICAGQESVRGLETVLRDKGIAVHVIGGAARAAELDAKRAIREGTELAATL; encoded by the coding sequence GTGAAGTACCCGAACCTGTTGTCGCCGTTGGATCTCGGCTTCACGACGCTGCGCAACCGCGTCGTGATGGGGTCGATGCACACCGGCTTGGAGGACCGCGCCCGCGACATCGACCGGCTGGCGGCCTATTTCGCCGAACGGGCGCGCGGCGGCGTCGGGCTCATCATCACCGGCGGGTACGCGCCCAACCGGACCGGCTGGCTGCTGCCGTTCGCCGCGCAGATGATCTCGTCGTCGGACGCGCGCAGGCACCGCACCGTCACCGCCGCCGTGCACGAGGAGGGCGGCAAGATCCTGCTGCAGCTGCTGCATGCGGGACGCTATGCGTACCACCCGTTCTCGGTGAGCGCCTCGGCGATCAAGGCGCCGATCAACCCGTTCCGGCCGCGGGCCCTGCGCGATGTCGAGGGCACGATCGACGACTTCGTGCGGGCCGCGGTGCTGGCCCGCGACGCCGGTTACGACGGCGTCGAGATCATGGGCAGCGAAGGCTATCTCATCAACCAGTTCCTCGCGCCGCGCACCAACAAACGCACCGACGCGTGGGGCGGCACATCGGCCAAACGCCGCCGGTTCGCGGTCGAGATCGTGCGCCGGGTGCGCGCGGAAGTCGGCTCCGACTTCATCGTCTGCTACCGGATGTCGATGGCCGACTACGTCGAGGACGGCCAGAGCTGGGACGAGATCGTCGCGCTGGCAACCGAAGTCGAAGCGGCCGGGGCGACGATCCTCAACACCGGGATCGGATGGCACGAGGCGCGGGTGCCGACGATCGTCACCTCGGTGCCCAACGCGGCGTTCGTCGACATCAGCAACGCGGTGGCCGAACACGTCGGTATCCCGGTGGTCGCGTCGAACCGGATCAATATGCCCGACACCGCCGAACGAATCCTCGCCGAGGGCCGGGTGCAGCTGATCTCGATGGCACGCCCATTGCTGGCCGACCCCGACTGGGTGCGCAAGGCCGAGGCCGGCGTCGCCGACGAGATCAACACCTGCATCGCGTGTAACCAGGCCTGTCTGGATCACGCGTTCGCGCACAAGACGGTGTCATGTCTGCTCAACCCGCGCGCCGGGCACGAGACGACGCTGGTGCTGGGACCGACCCGGCGGGCCAAGCGGGTGGCGGTCGTCGGCGCGGGCCCGGCGGGACTGGCCGCGGCGGTCAGCGCCGCGCAGCGTGGGCACCGCGTGACGCTGTTCGAGGCGGGCGCGACGATCGGCGGTCAGTTCGATTTGGCGCGAAGGATTCCCGGCAAGGAGGAGTTCGCCGAGACGCTGCGCTACTACACGGTGATGCTCGACAGGCACGGCGTCGACGTGCGACTGGGGACCCGCGCGGGAGTCGACGACCTGGCGGACTTCGACGAGGTGGTGCTGGCCACCGGGGTGCGGCCGAGGTTGCCGTCGATTCCCGGGATCGACCACCCGAAGGTGCTGACCTACCCCGAGGTGATCACCGGCGCCCCGGTCGGCAGCACCGTCGCGGTGATCGGCGCCGGCGGAATCGGTTTCGACGTCAGCGAGTTCCTGGTCACCGACGAGTCACCGACGCGCAACCTCAAGGAGTGGAAGGCGGAGTGGGGTGTGGCCGACCCGCAGGAGGCCCGGGGTGCGCTGACCACTCCTCTTCCCGCGCCACCGGCCCGCACGGTGTACCTGCTGCAGCGCTCGAAGGGGCCGCAGGGCCGGCGGCTCGGCAAGACGACGGGCTGGGTGCACCGGGCGTCGTTGCGAGCCAAGGGGGTTGAGCAGTTGTCGGGGGTGAACTACGAACGCATCGACGACGACGGGCTGCACATCACCTTCGGCCCCAAGCGCACCGGTGCGCGGGTGTTACCCGTCGACAACGTCGTGATCTGCGCCGGTCAGGAGTCGGTGCGTGGTCTTGAGACGGTGTTGCGGGACAAGGGAATCGCGGTGCACGTGATCGGCGGGGCCGCCCGCGCAGCCGAACTCGACGCCAAGCGGGCGATCCGCGAGGGCACCGAACTCGCCGCCACCCTCTGA
- a CDS encoding DUF1353 domain-containing protein has translation MRTLVAAEEGYTGGMERCVPPATAAAVLHVRQLTAAELETVQAAKRFFKESAWDEWRTTQPLKFDGPNEQYEVCADFATDLVSVPGVVSWFVPRAGRYARAAVLHDYLWRCPDRTGCDRRQADHRFRLQMQRDGVSLLRRWIIWSAVRMSAILQGKGGAGWWKDLPGALTLLLLVAAPVVALPALTILVSTVVFWILESVVALVVPDEQPTPIQLKT, from the coding sequence TTGCGCACGCTCGTCGCCGCCGAGGAGGGGTATACCGGCGGCATGGAGCGATGTGTACCCCCGGCCACCGCGGCGGCAGTCCTGCACGTCCGTCAGCTCACCGCCGCCGAACTCGAGACCGTCCAAGCCGCCAAACGGTTCTTCAAGGAGAGCGCCTGGGACGAATGGCGCACCACCCAGCCGCTGAAGTTCGACGGACCGAACGAACAGTACGAGGTGTGCGCCGACTTCGCGACCGACCTGGTGTCGGTGCCGGGCGTGGTCTCGTGGTTCGTTCCCCGCGCAGGCCGGTATGCGCGCGCAGCGGTGTTGCACGACTACCTGTGGCGCTGTCCCGACCGCACCGGATGTGACCGCCGCCAGGCCGATCACCGGTTCCGGCTGCAGATGCAGCGCGACGGTGTGAGCCTGCTGCGGCGCTGGATCATCTGGAGCGCCGTCCGGATGTCGGCGATCCTGCAGGGCAAGGGCGGGGCGGGCTGGTGGAAGGACCTGCCCGGCGCGCTGACGCTCCTGCTGCTGGTGGCCGCGCCGGTCGTCGCACTGCCCGCGCTGACGATCCTGGTGTCGACGGTGGTGTTCTGGATCCTGGAGTCCGTCGTCGCGCTGGTGGTGCCCGACGAACAGCCCACGCCGATTCAATTGAAAACCTGA